A single window of Polaribacter sp. SA4-10 DNA harbors:
- a CDS encoding FAD-dependent oxidoreductase — translation MIFDTLIIGGGVAGMQCALVLGSAKNKAFAINKNIGVILHQKTSHLQNALFNNVLGLPAKTLGKNILIEGKEQLSNLYPHVSQIEDEKVVSILQDGGGYKITTNKNVYISKIVILALNYSKPFSISGLENFLEPHQRANPEKDRIQLKNNNHLIKTGLYCCGTIAGWRSQFAIAAGSGASVATDILTLWNNNTSTKVHDKV, via the coding sequence ATGATTTTTGATACTTTAATTATTGGTGGTGGGGTTGCTGGTATGCAATGTGCTTTGGTTTTAGGTTCTGCTAAAAATAAAGCGTTTGCTATCAATAAAAACATTGGTGTTATACTCCACCAGAAAACATCTCATTTACAAAATGCGCTCTTTAATAATGTTTTAGGTTTACCAGCTAAAACTCTTGGAAAAAATATTTTAATTGAAGGAAAAGAGCAATTATCAAACCTATATCCACATGTATCTCAAATCGAAGATGAAAAAGTTGTCTCTATCTTACAAGATGGAGGTGGATATAAAATTACGACCAATAAAAATGTTTATATTTCAAAAATTGTAATTCTAGCATTAAACTACTCAAAACCCTTCTCTATTTCTGGTTTAGAAAATTTTTTAGAACCACACCAAAGAGCAAATCCTGAAAAAGACAGAATTCAACTTAAAAACAACAATCATTTAATTAAAACTGGTTTGTATTGTTGTGGTACAATAGCTGGTTGGCGAAGTCAATTTGCAATTGCAGCAGGAAGTGGAGCTAGTGTAGCAACAGATATCTTAACCCTTTGGAATAACAATACTTCTACCAAAGTGCACGATAAAGTATGA
- the panC gene encoding pantoate--beta-alanine ligase, which produces MEIFNKKQDLKDCLSSLKAKEKSIGFVPTMGALHEGHLSLIKKAKQKNDIVVVSIFVNPTQFDNNEDLKKYPKTLKNDIKLLESASCDLLFSPSVEEIYEENISSENFDFDGLEHQMEGKFREGHFNGVGTVVKTLFEIIEPKRAYFGQKDFQQLQIIKKMVNKNRLPVKIKGCPIFREKDGLAMSSRNIRLTKEQRDLAPFIYETLKKVREKFGSENANIINEWVENQFKKQPLLDLEYFTIAEEKTLETIENRESKKKYRAFIAVYADKIRLIDNIRLKN; this is translated from the coding sequence ATGGAAATTTTTAATAAAAAACAAGATTTAAAAGACTGTTTATCATCACTTAAAGCAAAAGAAAAATCTATTGGTTTTGTGCCAACAATGGGTGCTTTACATGAGGGTCATTTATCGTTAATTAAAAAAGCAAAACAAAAAAATGACATTGTTGTAGTCAGTATTTTTGTAAACCCTACTCAATTTGATAATAATGAGGATTTAAAAAAGTATCCTAAAACATTAAAAAACGACATTAAATTATTAGAAAGTGCTTCTTGTGATCTTCTTTTTTCACCCTCTGTAGAAGAAATTTATGAAGAAAATATTTCTTCAGAAAATTTTGATTTTGATGGCTTGGAACATCAAATGGAAGGAAAGTTTAGAGAAGGTCATTTTAACGGTGTCGGTACAGTTGTAAAAACACTTTTTGAAATTATTGAACCTAAAAGAGCTTATTTTGGTCAAAAAGATTTTCAGCAATTACAAATCATCAAAAAGATGGTGAATAAAAATAGACTTCCTGTAAAAATAAAAGGGTGTCCTATTTTTAGAGAAAAAGATGGTTTAGCAATGAGCTCAAGAAATATACGCTTAACTAAAGAACAAAGAGATTTAGCTCCTTTTATTTATGAAACACTTAAAAAAGTACGCGAAAAATTTGGCTCAGAAAATGCTAATATTATAAATGAATGGGTAGAAAATCAGTTTAAAAAACAACCTCTTTTAGATTTAGAGTACTTTACTATTGCTGAAGAAAAAACACTAGAAACAATAGAAAATAGAGAATCTAAAAAGAAGTACCGTGCTTTTATTGCAGTTTATGCAGATAAAATTAGATTGATTGACAACATTCGTTTAAAGAATTAA
- a CDS encoding glycogen/starch synthase — protein sequence MKDKRILFVSSEVVPYLPETELSLTAFQAAKNAHSKGVQTRIFMPRYGVINERRHQLHEVIRLSGMNLIVNDMDMPLIIKVASIPKERMQVYFIDNEEYFKRKAVFTDEDDKLFPDNDERAIFFAKGVVETVKKLNWAPDIIHVNGWLASLLPLYLKEFYKEEPLFAESKIVTSLYNNGFEGTLNEDLASKVKFDMIKDEKIATIKTPNHTNILKSAIENSDAIIYGSETISDELSSFIKEREIPVLEYQPENLKENYLNFYADLIPAN from the coding sequence ATGAAGGACAAGAGAATATTATTTGTTTCATCGGAAGTGGTTCCTTACTTACCGGAAACAGAGTTATCGTTAACTGCTTTTCAAGCAGCAAAAAATGCACATTCTAAAGGGGTTCAAACAAGAATATTTATGCCAAGATATGGTGTAATTAATGAACGAAGACATCAATTACATGAGGTTATTCGTTTATCTGGAATGAACTTAATTGTAAATGATATGGATATGCCACTTATTATAAAAGTTGCCTCTATACCAAAAGAAAGAATGCAAGTTTACTTTATTGATAATGAAGAGTATTTTAAAAGAAAAGCTGTTTTTACAGATGAAGATGATAAATTATTTCCTGATAATGATGAGCGCGCAATTTTCTTTGCAAAAGGAGTTGTAGAAACTGTAAAGAAATTAAATTGGGCTCCAGATATTATTCATGTTAATGGATGGCTGGCATCTTTGTTACCATTATATTTAAAAGAGTTTTATAAAGAAGAACCTTTGTTTGCAGAAAGCAAAATTGTAACATCTCTTTACAATAATGGCTTTGAAGGAACTTTGAATGAAGATTTAGCAAGTAAAGTTAAATTTGATATGATAAAAGACGAAAAAATAGCAACTATAAAAACACCTAATCATACTAATATATTAAAAAGCGCCATAGAAAATTCTGATGCAATTATTTATGGTAGCGAAACAATTTCTGATGAACTATCCTCTTTTATTAAAGAAAGAGAGATACCGGTATTAGAATACCAACCAGAGAACTTAAAAGAAAATTATTTAAATTTTTATGCTGATTTAATTCCAGCTAATTAA
- a CDS encoding MarC family protein — translation MNFNFKEIVTAFMVLFAVIDIIGNIPIIIDLRKKAGHIQSEKASLIAGFIMIIFLFLGQSLLSLIGIDVNSFAVAGAFILFFIALEMILGITLYKDNEDDVNAITASIFPLAFPLIAGPGSLTTLLSLRAEFHIENIIVAVLLNVLLIYIVLKTSSKIERIIGPNGIQIIRKIFGVILLAIAVKLFAANIKMLFI, via the coding sequence ATGAATTTTAATTTCAAAGAAATTGTTACCGCTTTTATGGTTTTGTTTGCAGTAATAGATATTATTGGAAATATTCCTATTATTATTGATTTGCGTAAAAAAGCGGGCCATATTCAGTCTGAAAAAGCGTCACTAATTGCCGGTTTTATTATGATAATTTTCCTTTTTTTAGGGCAAAGTTTATTAAGTTTAATAGGTATTGATGTAAATTCATTTGCTGTAGCTGGTGCTTTTATTTTATTCTTTATTGCTTTAGAAATGATTTTAGGAATTACACTATATAAAGACAATGAAGATGATGTAAATGCAATAACCGCCTCTATTTTTCCATTAGCTTTTCCATTAATTGCTGGCCCTGGAAGTTTAACTACCTTACTTTCTTTAAGAGCAGAGTTTCATATAGAAAATATTATTGTAGCCGTTTTATTAAATGTTCTTTTAATTTATATTGTTTTAAAAACATCTTCTAAAATAGAACGTATTATTGGACCTAATGGAATACAAATAATTAGAAAAATATTTGGTGTAATTTTACTTGCCATTGCCGTAAAATTGTTTGCCGCAAATATTAAAATGCTATTTATTTAA
- a CDS encoding DUF4270 family protein, with translation MRNIIRKSVYVGVLFFIFSGIISCEKDFTDIGTSIIGNTKFLTKDTILEVLVTNAPIESVIAGGLSLSGGLQGQYLLGNYINTNDEYESIEASIVSQVVINTTSAIVTYTNPDDLEVITTIDTVFLKLPYQATLESNTDRPVYELDSVIGNQELPFTLNIYELDTYLSRLNQTDPTKVNQYLSNATYEKKGTNLNEFADIDFTPGVNDTLMIVKRRTSDGNLYETDTVKYTTTSNTDLPLPVAFIPLKKSIGQDVFLDNFGGDNFASQDAFNNYFRGVIIEAKEKNHVSGKKGGSLIGFNFRSTSSQLNPSIEVYYTNTFLRNGVIDTVFTKNHSFQLSGIVNNSFKMTDKIYPTNNEVKIQGLAGSEATVEILNGNELSDLRSENWLINDAALTFYINQSSDTTIAPYNLFLYKNGVDVNSNPVLSQVKDSYSEQSFFGGALDNEGGVPSKYTFKITDYISDLLSGETDYLPKLRLKVYNSTDTPVSDSIYRNYNWSPKAVTILNHDKTINGSRRAQLKISYSEKNN, from the coding sequence GTGAGAAATATTATTAGAAAAAGCGTTTATGTAGGTGTTTTGTTTTTTATCTTTTCAGGAATTATTTCTTGTGAAAAAGACTTTACAGACATAGGAACAAGTATTATAGGGAATACAAAGTTTTTAACAAAAGATACAATTTTAGAAGTACTAGTAACAAATGCACCTATAGAAAGTGTAATTGCTGGTGGATTAAGCCTTTCAGGAGGTTTACAAGGGCAATATTTGTTAGGTAATTATATAAATACGAATGATGAATATGAGAGTATAGAAGCGTCTATAGTTTCTCAAGTTGTTATAAATACAACTTCAGCAATTGTTACTTATACGAATCCAGATGATTTAGAAGTAATTACTACCATAGATACGGTTTTTTTAAAGCTACCTTATCAAGCTACTTTAGAATCAAATACGGATAGACCTGTTTATGAATTAGATTCTGTTATTGGAAATCAAGAATTGCCATTTACTTTAAATATTTACGAATTAGACACTTATTTAAGTAGGTTAAATCAAACAGATCCTACAAAAGTAAATCAGTATTTATCTAATGCAACGTATGAGAAAAAAGGAACGAACCTAAATGAATTTGCAGATATTGATTTTACACCAGGCGTAAATGATACGTTAATGATTGTAAAAAGAAGAACTAGCGATGGTAATCTGTACGAAACGGATACTGTAAAATATACAACAACATCAAATACAGATTTACCTTTACCAGTTGCTTTTATTCCACTGAAGAAGAGCATTGGGCAAGATGTTTTTTTAGATAATTTTGGTGGTGATAATTTTGCTTCCCAAGATGCTTTTAATAATTACTTTAGAGGAGTTATAATAGAGGCTAAAGAAAAAAATCATGTATCTGGTAAAAAAGGCGGTTCTTTAATTGGTTTTAATTTCAGGAGTACATCTTCTCAATTAAATCCTTCTATAGAAGTTTATTATACGAATACATTTTTAAGGAATGGGGTAATAGATACTGTATTTACTAAAAATCATTCTTTTCAATTATCAGGAATTGTAAATAATTCATTTAAAATGACGGATAAAATTTATCCTACAAATAATGAAGTGAAAATTCAAGGACTTGCAGGAAGTGAAGCAACAGTTGAAATACTAAATGGCAATGAACTTTCTGATTTAAGAAGTGAAAATTGGTTAATTAATGATGCAGCGTTAACGTTTTATATAAATCAATCTTCAGATACTACAATTGCTCCATATAATTTGTTTTTATATAAAAATGGTGTAGATGTAAATTCTAACCCTGTATTAAGTCAAGTAAAAGATAGTTATAGTGAGCAATCTTTCTTTGGAGGTGCTTTAGATAATGAAGGTGGTGTACCGAGTAAGTATACGTTTAAAATTACTGATTATATTTCTGATTTATTAAGTGGTGAAACAGATTATTTACCAAAATTAAGGTTAAAAGTTTATAATTCTACAGATACTCCAGTATCTGATTCAATTTACAGAAATTATAATTGGAGCCCAAAAGCTGTTACAATATTGAATCATGATAAAACTATAAATGGTTCAAGAAGAGCGCAATTAAAAATATCCTATTCAGAGAAAAATAATTAA
- a CDS encoding energy transducer TonB gives MITKKNPKQQLENYSKIFLQIGLALTLFVVYTLMEHKTYDRSDLKSLGQANMEDEMKEDIPIVLIQEVTPPPKDVPVLVEKIKIVEDEMKIEETIIESTETDEGEAIVINTDDIIEVEEEEELLEDIPFVLIENVPVYPGCKGNNTELKRCFTQKITAFFGKKFNTSLATELGLVPGKKKLFVMFKIDRTGKVSNVMARGPHPRLEKEVITVLTSLPRMTPGKQRGSPVGVSYSIPITFEVR, from the coding sequence ATGATTACCAAAAAAAACCCGAAACAACAGTTAGAAAATTATAGTAAAATATTTCTTCAAATAGGTTTAGCACTTACCTTATTTGTTGTGTACACTCTTATGGAGCACAAAACTTATGATAGAAGTGATTTAAAAAGTTTAGGGCAAGCAAACATGGAAGATGAAATGAAAGAAGATATTCCTATCGTTTTAATTCAAGAAGTTACTCCTCCACCTAAAGACGTTCCTGTACTTGTTGAGAAAATTAAGATTGTAGAGGATGAAATGAAAATAGAAGAAACAATTATTGAATCTACAGAGACAGATGAAGGTGAAGCAATTGTTATAAATACAGATGATATTATTGAAGTAGAGGAAGAAGAAGAGCTTTTAGAAGACATTCCTTTTGTTCTTATTGAAAACGTTCCTGTATATCCAGGTTGCAAAGGTAACAACACAGAGCTTAAACGTTGTTTCACTCAAAAAATAACAGCTTTTTTTGGAAAAAAATTTAATACTAGTTTAGCAACGGAGCTTGGGTTAGTTCCTGGAAAGAAAAAACTTTTTGTTATGTTTAAAATTGATAGAACAGGAAAAGTTTCTAATGTAATGGCAAGAGGCCCACACCCAAGATTAGAAAAAGAAGTAATAACGGTTTTAACTTCATTACCTAGAATGACACCTGGGAAACAAAGGGGCTCACCTGTTGGTGTAAGCTACAGTATACCTATAACATTTGAAGTAAGATAA
- the glmS gene encoding glutamine--fructose-6-phosphate transaminase (isomerizing): MCGITGYIGFRDAYPIVINGLKRLEYRGYDSSGIMMYNDKQIHLSKTKGKVSDLEAITNKEEGRRKGNIGMGHTRWATHGVPNDVNSHPHFSQSGDLVIVHNGIIENYDTLRKELISRGYVFQSDTDTEVLVNLIEEVKKQEGCKLGQALQLALNNVIGAYAIAVFDKTKPNEIVVARLGSPIAIGVGKDNSEFFIASDASPFIEYTKDAIYLEDEEMAIIKLGKAIQVHKIHDDSIVDANIQKLKMNLEQIEKGGYDHFMLKEIHEQPKAIIDTYRGRMLPDEGIIRMAGIDDNINKFLNAERIIIVACGTSWHAGLVGEYLIEDKARIPVEVEYASEFRYRNPIITPKDIVIAISQSGETADTLAAIKLAKSKGAFVFGICNVVGSSIARESDAGAYTHAGPEIGVASTKAFTTQITLLTLIALKLASKKGEVSKPELRVFMQEMQLIPKKIEALLKIEDKVKEIAAVYKDAKNCLYLGRGFNFPVALEGALKLKEISYIHAEGYPAAEMKHGPIALIDENMPIFVIATNKGHYEKVVSNIQEIKSRSGKIIAIVTEGDTQVKEIADHVIEIPETVEALTPLLTTIPFQLLSYHIAVMLGKNVDQPRNLAKSVTVE; encoded by the coding sequence ATGTGTGGAATTACAGGTTATATTGGTTTTAGAGATGCATATCCAATAGTTATAAACGGCCTAAAAAGGTTAGAGTATCGTGGTTACGACAGTTCTGGAATCATGATGTATAATGATAAACAAATACACCTTTCTAAAACAAAAGGAAAAGTTTCAGATCTTGAAGCCATTACTAATAAAGAAGAAGGAAGAAGAAAGGGAAATATAGGAATGGGGCACACACGTTGGGCAACTCATGGAGTTCCTAATGATGTTAATTCTCACCCACATTTTTCTCAGTCTGGAGATTTAGTTATTGTTCATAATGGAATTATAGAAAACTATGATACGTTAAGAAAAGAGCTAATCTCTAGAGGATATGTTTTTCAAAGTGATACAGATACAGAAGTTCTAGTTAACTTAATAGAAGAAGTAAAAAAACAAGAAGGCTGTAAACTTGGTCAAGCTTTACAATTAGCTTTAAACAACGTAATAGGGGCTTATGCTATTGCTGTTTTTGATAAAACAAAGCCAAATGAAATTGTTGTAGCTCGTTTAGGAAGTCCAATTGCAATTGGTGTAGGAAAAGATAATTCAGAATTTTTTATTGCTTCAGATGCGTCTCCATTTATTGAATATACAAAAGATGCCATTTATTTAGAAGATGAAGAAATGGCAATAATAAAATTAGGTAAAGCAATACAAGTTCATAAAATTCATGATGACTCTATAGTAGACGCTAATATTCAGAAATTAAAAATGAATTTAGAGCAAATAGAAAAAGGGGGTTATGACCATTTTATGCTTAAAGAAATTCATGAACAACCTAAAGCTATTATTGATACTTACAGAGGTAGAATGTTGCCAGATGAGGGCATCATAAGAATGGCCGGTATAGATGATAATATCAACAAGTTTTTAAACGCAGAACGAATTATAATTGTTGCTTGTGGTACTTCATGGCATGCTGGTTTAGTTGGGGAATATCTTATTGAAGATAAGGCGCGAATTCCTGTAGAAGTTGAATACGCATCAGAATTTAGATATAGAAATCCTATTATTACACCTAAGGATATTGTTATTGCTATTTCACAATCTGGTGAAACTGCAGATACATTAGCCGCTATAAAATTAGCAAAATCAAAAGGGGCATTTGTTTTTGGTATTTGTAACGTTGTTGGGTCTTCTATTGCTAGAGAATCAGATGCAGGAGCATATACGCATGCAGGGCCAGAAATTGGAGTTGCTTCAACAAAAGCTTTTACAACACAAATTACACTTTTAACGTTAATTGCATTAAAATTAGCTTCTAAAAAAGGAGAGGTTTCTAAACCTGAGCTTAGAGTGTTCATGCAAGAAATGCAATTAATACCGAAGAAGATAGAGGCTCTCTTAAAGATAGAAGATAAAGTAAAGGAGATTGCTGCCGTTTATAAAGACGCTAAAAATTGTTTGTATTTAGGAAGAGGTTTTAACTTTCCTGTGGCTTTAGAAGGTGCTTTAAAATTAAAAGAAATTTCTTATATTCATGCAGAAGGTTATCCTGCTGCAGAAATGAAGCATGGACCAATTGCTCTGATAGATGAAAATATGCCAATTTTTGTTATTGCAACAAATAAGGGGCATTATGAAAAAGTAGTTAGTAATATTCAAGAAATAAAATCTCGATCTGGAAAAATTATAGCAATTGTTACAGAAGGAGATACGCAAGTAAAAGAAATTGCAGATCATGTAATTGAAATTCCAGAAACTGTAGAAGCATTAACACCTTTGTTAACTACAATTCCGTTTCAATTGTTGTCTTATCACATAGCTGTAATGTTAGGTAAAAATGTAGATCAGCCAAGAAATTTAGCAAAATCGGTTACAGTAGAGTAA
- a CDS encoding DUF3109 family protein has product MFQLGKTIVSEDIIEKDFVCNLSACKGACCVDGEAGAPLDEEETKILEKIYPKVKPFLRKEGIAVIEKEGPWVKSEWGELETPLINGADCAYVFFDEKKTALCAIEEAYNSGEIDWKKPVSCHLYPIRVKDYSEFSAVNYNKWEICDDACSLGKELQVPVYKFVKQALVRKFGQNWYDELEKVAEKHLK; this is encoded by the coding sequence ATGTTTCAACTAGGAAAAACTATCGTTTCAGAAGATATTATCGAAAAAGACTTTGTGTGTAACTTATCTGCATGTAAAGGAGCTTGTTGTGTAGATGGAGAAGCGGGTGCGCCTTTAGATGAAGAAGAGACTAAAATTTTAGAAAAAATTTATCCAAAAGTAAAACCCTTTTTAAGGAAAGAAGGGATCGCTGTTATTGAAAAAGAAGGTCCTTGGGTAAAAAGTGAATGGGGCGAACTAGAAACTCCTTTAATTAATGGTGCAGATTGTGCATATGTTTTTTTTGATGAAAAAAAGACAGCTTTATGCGCAATTGAAGAGGCTTATAACTCTGGAGAAATAGATTGGAAAAAACCTGTTTCTTGTCATTTATACCCAATAAGAGTAAAAGATTACAGTGAGTTTTCTGCTGTAAATTATAATAAATGGGAAATTTGCGATGACGCTTGTTCTTTAGGAAAAGAATTACAAGTGCCTGTTTACAAGTTTGTAAAGCAAGCTTTGGTTAGAAAATTTGGGCAAAACTGGTATGATGAACTTGAAAAAGTTGCAGAAAAGCATTTAAAATAA
- a CDS encoding tetratricopeptide repeat protein: MKTKIFLFYFLFLSIFCFSQKTETTNKIEYLVENKFSSLSIIDSIFIKERKSKKPLELLIKRSKEASYLEGQFYGNNALGRYYRDHSLFNKSIYYYKRALELSRKKKDTISEVKTLNSIGSVYRRQDDIRNALNYHQEALDKALNVKNPTISIKKGISISQNSMGNIYISLKQYKLALNEFRKSIVVQRELNHKLGLAINYQNIGNAQEELGDLDEALKNYHKSLDNNNLINSKIGKVICGYSIANVLIKQKKYNQALKTVDTVLSTAIKEKDKYYLSNTYNTLGLAQLHLNNLVDAKNNLTTALKIATKFNVHTIVVKANENLALLYDKKKEYKKAYTYYKHAKEEDAKTLNDRNLLYLSELITKYDKQHSENQIKELAKKNEIAQLQITRNRNLWILALSIFTLVAILLFSINKQEGLKNEKRILSLKQDALRSQMNPHFMFNALNSIKLYIIENDQKKAISYLNKFSKLMRKILEASSIQKITLLEELETMKLYMSIENIRFSNEIDFSIKTDSLVNLNTIKIPPLVLQPFLENSLWHGLSSKKEDKKIIISITKLSSDFIQIEIEDNGIGREASSKIKAEKSIKRKSVGVDLTKQRLKTFVKTLKNDYTLTYEDILCENKKICGTKVILKFPLF; the protein is encoded by the coding sequence ATGAAAACAAAAATATTTCTTTTTTATTTTCTGTTTTTAAGTATTTTTTGCTTTTCTCAAAAAACAGAAACAACTAATAAAATAGAATACCTTGTTGAAAATAAATTTTCTTCACTTAGCATTATTGACTCAATTTTTATAAAGGAAAGAAAAAGCAAAAAACCTTTAGAGTTATTAATTAAAAGAAGCAAGGAAGCATCCTATTTAGAAGGCCAGTTTTATGGCAATAATGCTTTGGGAAGGTATTATAGAGACCATTCACTTTTTAATAAGTCAATCTACTATTATAAGAGAGCGCTTGAGTTAAGTAGGAAAAAAAAAGACACTATTTCTGAAGTAAAAACTTTAAATTCAATTGGCTCTGTATATAGGAGACAAGATGATATTAGAAATGCTTTAAATTACCATCAAGAAGCATTAGACAAAGCGCTTAATGTTAAAAACCCCACAATAAGTATTAAAAAGGGTATTAGCATTTCTCAAAACAGTATGGGTAATATTTATATTTCTTTAAAACAATATAAATTGGCTTTAAATGAATTTAGAAAATCTATCGTTGTACAAAGAGAACTTAATCATAAACTTGGTCTTGCAATTAATTATCAAAATATTGGTAATGCACAGGAAGAATTGGGAGATTTAGATGAGGCTCTTAAAAATTATCATAAGTCATTAGATAACAACAATCTAATTAATTCTAAAATAGGTAAAGTAATTTGTGGGTATAGTATTGCAAATGTTTTAATAAAACAAAAAAAATACAACCAAGCTTTAAAAACTGTAGATACCGTTTTATCAACTGCAATTAAAGAAAAAGATAAATACTATCTTTCAAACACATACAATACATTAGGTTTAGCGCAGTTACATTTAAATAATCTTGTAGACGCAAAAAACAATTTAACTACAGCTTTAAAAATTGCAACAAAATTTAATGTCCATACTATTGTAGTTAAAGCAAATGAAAATTTAGCTTTATTGTACGATAAGAAAAAAGAGTACAAAAAAGCCTACACATATTACAAACATGCTAAAGAAGAAGATGCTAAAACGCTTAATGATCGTAACCTTTTATATCTGAGTGAACTGATAACAAAATATGATAAGCAGCACAGTGAAAATCAAATAAAAGAGCTCGCTAAAAAAAATGAAATTGCCCAACTACAAATTACACGAAATAGAAATTTATGGATTTTAGCATTAAGTATTTTTACTTTAGTTGCTATTCTTTTATTCTCTATCAATAAGCAAGAAGGGCTAAAAAATGAAAAAAGGATTCTTTCATTAAAACAAGATGCTTTAAGAAGTCAAATGAACCCTCATTTTATGTTTAACGCTCTAAATTCTATTAAGTTATATATTATAGAAAATGACCAAAAGAAGGCAATATCGTACTTAAATAAGTTTTCTAAATTAATGCGAAAAATATTAGAAGCTTCATCTATTCAAAAAATTACTTTATTAGAAGAGTTAGAAACAATGAAGCTGTATATGAGTATAGAAAATATTCGTTTTTCAAATGAAATAGATTTTAGTATAAAAACTGATTCTTTAGTAAATTTAAATACAATAAAAATTCCACCTTTGGTGTTGCAACCTTTCTTAGAAAATTCTTTATGGCATGGCTTATCTTCAAAGAAAGAAGATAAAAAAATAATAATTTCTATTACTAAATTATCATCCGATTTTATTCAAATTGAAATTGAAGATAATGGAATTGGTAGAGAAGCTTCATCCAAAATTAAAGCCGAAAAATCTATAAAAAGAAAATCTGTTGGTGTCGATTTAACCAAACAACGATTAAAAACCTTTGTTAAAACTTTAAAAAACGATTATACACTTACCTATGAAGATATTTTGTGTGAGAATAAAAAAATCTGTGGAACAAAAGTTATTTTAAAGTTTCCTTTATTTTAA